A single genomic interval of Mycosarcoma maydis chromosome 8, whole genome shotgun sequence harbors:
- a CDS encoding uncharacterized protein (related to SNF1-related protein kinase KIN10), translating to MFSRSRQSDAKRLSASRSNPNGLASGEEALTAGSSTDNPAYTSTTMHVGNTVPLRIRSPEVPTITTSGGTPLSSSTSTAIANSFFQPAVPVQTASFASTPCPPHIVPAEPFDIPNQNFSMTSLDSFGAISMAGSTTVAEDGSNNGSRFGMSPPSSMLVAPRGKLSSASIRSQRNWDQFEGKPVSPLPSPAVDTEHEQAHDMFDVPIASGSRHTYPHAHTNGFNASTIQAAPMRDAPAESVSSATEAKSAVTPKPVTQPQGSSRNWSFFNSISSGPSVARAPSIKTSFPATRAEQYGSSDSFPPPTPLGAAATRSATGATLPAYVQSARLPSADLSNRTRLPSRLPSLPADSATIGGTGPSNTRSTSTLYSQQQQQPSGYLRHARISSGESSMSIEAGLYSPLSAVESQSAGEFSGLTSTSQLSLSGMSDAPSATLDGLPPNVPWAPESPHRIRTRSQLVLDDDRSAQSSPSSAVPARNEHRSWRDAGDASTDSISAVISHVGQRSSPAQSRAVLYPTPGSSTRSTNGASLTSGADGPNNAQSEPEPNSAKNHSDRRSRQGPSESATESSISPTPSSREKPSQPAIPESREEEEEGDNIGPYRIEKTLGVGAFSRVALGRLIREPTGGKPEKMIATLPELRQRALRTTDVARETDELVALKMLDREPCNNNERLKVSWVREVEVLKHISHPNLVRFISSFSTPLHHTLVLERVAGGELFDAIMSNFDQFAQREWLVRVIYMELANAIGWMHHVNLVHRDIKLENILLTVDLFAAAAAAATTVSTQGKASSTEPLRPHHLPTGPLIKLTDFGLSRFIDPSNPFLETRCGSEEYAAPELIIGKRYDGRKTDAWALGVVLYALITGSLPFMEDVQVGVNGAREGHGEQRDPKQRKRHLLRIAKGDLRWPSPANDACADQPDPAVCSASLRLVTPMAKAMVARLLRRDSTKRATPWDTWDEPWLLGGSFGYATQPASAFAAAAAAAAGSSSSSGGGQQIPNEASAAGQPLALHPDPRSQQGQLWLETHAAVRQDDVAPVARDD from the coding sequence ATGTTCTCTCGCTCGCGACAATCCGATGCCAAGCGGCTAAGCGCATCACGGTCCAACCCAAATGGCCTGGCGTCTGGTGAGGAAGCATTGACTGCTGGCAGTTCGACTGACAACCCGGCCTACACATCCACCACCATGCATGTCGGTAACACGGTGCCCCTGCGCATCCGATCGCCAGAGGTGCCGACAATCACCACCTCAGGCGGAACGCCACTCTCATCATCTACATCTACAGCGATTGCAAATAGTTTCTTTCAGCCCGCCGTGCCCGTACAAACCGCTTCGTTCGCATCGACGCCTTGTCCTCCGCATATCGTGCCGGCCGAACCATTCGATATCCCCAACCAGAACTTCTCAATGACATCACTCGATAGCTTTGGCGCCATCTCGATGGCTGGGTCTACCACCGTGGCCGAGGATGGCAGTAACAATGGCTCGCGCTTTGGCATGAGCCCTCCCTCGTCCATGCTGGTGGCACCCAGGGGAAAGCTTTCGTCCGCCTCGATCCGCAGTCAGAGAAACTGGGATCAATTCGAGGGCAAGCCCGTCTCGCCATTACCGAGCCCAGCCGTTGATACCGAGCATGAGCAAGCTCACGACATGTTTGACGTTCCCATCGCATCCGGCTCCAGACACACATACCCGCATGCACACACCAATGGCTTTAATGCTTCGACAATCCAAGCTGCTCCCATGAGGGATGCGCCCGCCGAGTCTGTCTCGAGCGCGACCGAAGCAAAATCAGCGGTAACCCCTAAACCAGTAACACAGCCGCAAGGCTCGAGTCGCAACTGGTCCTTTTTCAACTCGATCTCCTCTGGGCCGTCGGTCGCTCGCGCGCCGAGCATCAAGACGTCGTTTCCTGCCACCCGAGCCGAGCAAtatggcagcagcgactcgtTTCCTCCTCCTACTCCGCTCGGTGCTGCGGCGACTAGGAGCGCAACCGGTGCCACCCTTCCCGCTTATGTTCAAAGTGCAAGATTGCCGTCTGCAGATCTTTCCAACCGAACTCGGCTGCCGTCCAGACTACCATCGTTGCCAGCAGACTCTGCGACGATCGGCGGTACCGGTCCATCCAATACGaggtcgacctcgacgctCTActcgcaacagcagcagcaacccTCGGGCTACCTACGACATGCGCGCATCAGCAGCGGAGAATCCAGTATGTCGATCGAAGCCGGTCTATACTCACCGCTTTCGGCTGTGGAATCCCAATCTGCCGGAGAGTTTTCCGGCCTCACCTCAACGTCGCAGCTTTCATTATCGGGCATGTCGGACGCACCTAGCGCCACGCTCGATGGTCTGCCGCCCAACGTGCCCTGGGCGCCCGAGAGTCCGCACAGGATCCGCACTAGAAGCCAGCTTGTGCTGGACGACGACCGCAGCGCTCAGTCATCCCCTTCGTCGGCTGTGCCCGCCCGAAACGAGCACAGGAGTTGGAGGGATGCTGGCGATGCTTCAACAGACTCAATCAGTGCCGTAATCTCTCATGTTGGACAACGATCGAGTCCAGCGCAATCCCGCGCCGTTCTGTATCCTACCCCAGGCTCATCAACACGAAGTACCAATGGGGCAAGTCTCACAAGTGGTGCAGACGGCCCGAACAATGCGCAGAGCGAACCAGAGCCAAACTCAGCGAAGAACCACAGTGACCGCAGAAGTCGCCAAGGGCCGTCGGAATCGGCCACAGAAAGCAGCATCTCGCCCACCCCTTCCAGTCGCGAAAAGCCAAGTCAGCCTGCCATCCCCGAATCacgagaggaagaggaggagggcGATAACATCGGACCGTACCGCATAGAAAAGACGCTAGGCGTAGGCGCTTTCAGCCGTGTCGCTCTCGGACGATTGATACGTGAGCCTACTGGCGGCAAACCCGAAAAGATGATCGCGACGTTACCTGAGCTTCGTCAAAGGGCGCTCCGAACAACGGACGTAGCACGCGAGACAGACGAGCTGGTAGCGCTCAAGATGCTGGATCGCGAGCCATGCAACAATAACGAGCGACTCAAGGTCAGTTGGGTGCGAGAGGTCGAGGTGCTCAAGCACATTTCGCATCCAAATCTTGTGCGCTTCATCTCTTCGTTCAGCACGCCCCTGCATCACACgcttgtgctcgagcgcgtcgCTGGCGGTGAGCTTTTCGATGCCATCATGTCGAACTTCGACCAGTTTGCACAGCGCGAGTGGCTGGTTCGCGTCATCTACATGGAGCTCGCCAATGCGATCGGATGGATGCATCACGTCAACCTCGTCCATCGAGACATTAAGCTGGAAAACATTCTGCTGACCGTCGACCTattcgcagcagccgcagccgcagccaCCACCGTCAGCACCCAGGGGAAAGCATCGTCGACTGAGCCCTTGCGCCCACATCACCTTCCGACGGGACCACTGATCAAGCTGACCGACTTTGGCCTTTCGAGGTTTATCGACCCATCCAATCCGTTTCTGGAGACTCGATGCGGGTCGGAAGAGTATGCAGCGCCAGAACTCATCATCGGAAAAAGGTACGATGGCCGCAAGACGGACGCGTGGGCACTGGGAGTGGTGCTGTACGCGCTCATCACGGGCTCGCTGCCATTCATGGAGGACGTCCAGGTCGGCGTCAATGGCGCTAGAGAAGGCCACGGCGAGCAACGCGATCCCAAGCAGCGAAAGCGCCATCTGCTCCGCATCGCCAAAGGAGATCTGCGATGGCCTTCACCCGCCAACGATGCCTGTGCCGACCAGCCGGACCCCGCCGTGTGCTCCGCCAGCCTGCGTCTCGTAACGCCGATGGCCAAGGCTATGGTGGCACGCCTCCTCCGACGCGACTCGACCAAGCGAGCGACACCATGGGACACCTGGGACGAGCCGTGGCTGCTGGGGGGCAGTTTTGGTTATGCCACGCAGCCAGCATCGGcattcgcagcagcagcagcagcagcagcaggcagcagcagtagcagcggcggcggccaACAGATTCCCAACGAGGCCTCGGCCGCCGGCCAGCCGCTCGCTCTACATCCCGACCCACGCTCGCAGCAGGGTCAGCTCTGGCTCGAGACGCACGCCGCCGTCCGCCAAGACGATGTCGCACCAGTTGCTCGCGACGATTGA
- a CDS encoding uncharacterized protein (related to HFM1 - DNA/RNA helicase) produces MAEELSFELLGQQYGYGGRGQNDQIYGVDSNCKGEEASVLYCHVDANHTQFGTPWTANEHTFYEDSATQQPSAQLYNASSSLAHSFDFNRAEADGLVDPSYLMSVATNPYHFFPPFTMNESDRTTEPRGTILNSITEDTANAFLSEQRNAVVAEPVPGQKVYGSAENVVLSAPTGSGKTVIFELALVRMLSKDAENARAVYLAPTKALCSERTRDWSNRFGSVGCAVTEITGDSVYGLHVARKSRLIITTPEKWDSLTRKWDENSSILSTIRLLLIDEVHILNESQRGARLEVVVTRTRSRGHQVRFVAVSATVPNLADVAAWIGPNLSLQRRDRALSNKQSAEVFQFGDEYRPCPLQKHVYGYPKAKDEFAFQAYLNHKLFELIETHAAGRPCLVFCATRRSTLQAANMIAEACKKAKEAGGRATLLSHDTHGSRSMNGAIFDDPDLTALASLGIAFHHAGLSILDRRKVEQAFLAGKIAVLCCTTTLATGINLPAYCVIIRGTKQYDGQWCEMSELDLIQMMGRAGRPQFDRSGIAVIMCEDTMQAHYRELVSGSRDIESSLAPCLVEQINAEIGLYGKTTEPDIEDWIRQSFMWTRLQKNPTYYLSQEEGIGLDSVEDILKHLVTKTLTALENASLISRPADTGEISCTEYGVIMSRFFIRHKTMLVLMRIPPAANTRTILEALSQAEELGDVRMRTGEKSFYNSLRTHPEIRFPPRQVASVADKISLLIQAQLSAINLSQVVQPSVGEASPYMDLKRIVPHATRIARAIVDITIHRRDGAACKASLDLARSIAAEAWDGSPAMLRQVDQIGERSLKALANAGITTWQSLASTTPAKIEMILNRNPPFGRKVIAAAQSVPRIGLEVMQRTTSPQRSSRLLLAENRSDDSTPSTQLIASSIKVVLDVTVRIENRATCMLKSKTSKMALSVCVLTLTSDGSYVDFRRMPIWRFDPEKRFTVHVNLEDPRMRVLTYAACDEIAGTLMQANLVPMSGMAEGPHRTRIARAELQAGGMSDDSPAVDEARARPSESFPSDSRTDRPGSTATQEQNNMDDDLRLKRCKHKCKGACRHVCCQRAREKVAAGTIGEYRFQSRVLENSSQSISHYLKPLPTQARDSGTLSQKRKIDSVLYEDDPQAPQNLLSRLIQQDAEYDRAFGGEGSFHMPSEIQRASRGADMAARGTGVDESLEPKLHAQSSLHANVDTGIRPRKGHSGDGADQSSAWSHQFDLKEGRVAPPTDRAAQRRFLKDLRPPPWLDNPVDDI; encoded by the exons ATGGCAGAAGAGCTTTctttcgagcttctcggGCAACAGTATGGATATGGAGGAAGGGGGCAGAACGACCAGATTTACGGCGTAGACAGCAACTGTAAGGGTGAAGAGGCTTCGGTCTTGTACTGCCATGTTGATGCCAATCACACACAATTCGGCACGCCGTGGACAGCGAACGAACACACTTTTTACGAAGACAGCGCAACCCAGCAGCCTTCAGCTCAGTTATACAATgcgtcatcgtcgttggcgcATTCCTTTGATTTCAATCGTGCAGAAGCCGACGGTCTGGTCGATCCCTCTTATCTCATGTCAGTGGCTACAAATCCCTATCACTTCTTCCCGCCCTTCACTATGAATGAAAGCGATCGAACGACCGAGCCGCGAGGTACAATCCTGAACAGCATCACGGAAGATACTGCAAACGCGTTTCTCTCAGAACAACGAAACGCTGTCGTTGCTGAGCCAGTGCCTGGACAAAAG GTATACGGATCTGCGGAGAACGTTGTTCTGTCAGCACCTACCGGCTCAGGTAAGACCGTCATTTTCGAGCTGGCGCTCGTGCGCATGCTGTCCAAGGACGCCGAAAACGCGCGTGCCGTCTATCTCGCCCCTACCAAAGCACTATGCTCGGAGCGGACGCGCGATTGGTCGAATCGCTTTGGCTCGGTTGGATGCGCCGTGACAGAGATCACAGGTGACTCTGTTTATGGTCTCCATGTTGCTCGAAAGAGTCGTTTGATCATCACGACGCCGGAGAAGTGGGACAGTCTGACGCGCAAATGGGACGAGAATTCGAGCATCCTTTCGACCATTCGTTTGCTCCTCATCGATGAGGTGCACATTCTCAACGAGTCGCAGCGAGGTGCTCGTCTCGAAGTGGTAGTGACGCGAACCAGAAGCAGAGGTCACCAAGTGCGATTCGTCGCTGTTTCAGCTACAGTGCCGAACCTTGCAGATGTTGCAGCTTGGATCGGTCCCAACCTATCTCTACAGAGACGAGATCGTGCCCTCTCCAACAAGCAATCCGCCGAAGTTTTTCAATTTGGCGACGAATATCGGCCATGCCCTTTGCAGAAACATGTCTACGGCTATCCTAAGGCCAAGGACGAGTTTGCCTTTCAAGCCTACCTCAATCACAAGCTCTTTGAATTAATCGAGACGCATGCTGCTGGTCGACCTTGCTTGGTCTTTTGCGCCACGCGTCGCTCCACTCTTCAAGCCGCCAACATGATTGCCGAGGCATGCAAGAAAGCCAAAGAGGCTGGAGGCCGCGCGACACTCTTGTCGCATGATACACACGGAAGTCGCAGCATGAATGGAGCGATATTCGACGACCCAGACTTGACTGCTCTCGCGTCATTGGGCATCGCTTTCCATCACGCCGGTCTGTCCATCTTGGACCGACGAAAGGTAGAACAAGCCTTTCTTGCAGGAAAGATCGCCGTCCTGTGCTGCACGACCACATTGGCGACGGGTATCAATCTGCCTGCCTACTGCGTCATCATTCGAGGAACCAAGCAGTACGATGGACAATGGTGCGAAATGTCTGAACTTGACCTCATACAGATGATGGGCCGCGCCGGACGCCCACAGTTTGATCGAAGCGGCATCGCTGTCATAATGTGTGAGGACACCATGCAAGCACACTACCGCGAACTGGTTAGTGGAAGCCGCGACATTGAATCCAGCCTGGCGCCATGTTTGGTTGAGCAGATCAATGCCGAAATAGGCCTGTACGGCAAAACGACCGAGCCCGACATCGAAGACTGGATCCGACAGAGCTTTATGTGGACGCGCCTGCAAAAGAATCCGACCTACTACCTCAGTCAGGAGGAGGGGATCGGCCTCGACAGTGTCGAAGACATTCTCAAGCACCTCGTCACAAAGACGCTTACGGCCCTTGAAAACGCCTCCCTCATCTCCCGTCCCGCAGATACAGGCGAAATTTCCTGTACTGAATACGGCGTCATCATGTCCCGCTTCTTCATCCGTCACAAGACAATGCTTGTGCTTATGAGAATTCCGCCAGCCGCGAACACCAGAACTATCCTGGAGGCCCTCTCTCAAGCGGAAGAGCTCGGAGACGTACGAATGCGAACGGGTGAAAAGAGTTTCTATAACTCGCTTCGCACTCATCCAGAGATTCGCTTCCCACCACGTCAGGTCGCGAGCGTAGCGGACAAGATATCACTTCTCATCCAAGCCCAACTGTCTGCGATCAATCTGTCACAGGTAGTCCAGCCGTCAGTAGGAGAAGCAAGTCCGTACATGGACctcaagcgcatcgtccCGCATGCCACTCGCATAGCTAGGgccatcgtcgacatcACCATCCATCGTCGAGACGGTGCTGCATGCAAGGCGTCGCTGgatctcgctcgctcgattGCTGCCGAGGCATGGGATGGTTCTCCGGCAATGCTGCGACAGGTGGATCAGATCGGCGAGCGCTCCCTCAAGGCGCTGGCTAATGCCGGCATAACAACGTGGCAAAGCCTGGCAAGTACCACTCctgccaagatcgagatgatTCTAAATCGCAATCCACCTTTCGGCCGCAAAGTGATTGCGGCAGCACAGTCAGTACCACGGATAGGGCTTGAGGTCATGCAGCGAACAACTTCACCTCAGAGATCATCGAGGTTGCTTTTGGCGGAGAACAGAAGCGACGATTCGACCCCATCGACGCAGCTTATAGCTTCAAGCAtcaaggtggtgctggATGTGACGGTTCGGATCGAGAATCGAGCTACCTGCATGCTGAAAAGCAAGACATCCAAGATGGCGTTGAGTGTCTGCGTGCTCACGCTGACATCTGACGGCAGCTATGTCGACTTTCGCCGTATGCCCATTTGGCGTTTTGACCCAGAAAAACGCTTCACGGTGCACGTAAATCTTGAGGATCCACGCATGCGCGTTCTGACGTATGCCGCATGCGACGAGATTGCAGGGACGTTGATGCAAGCGAACTTGGTGCCCATGTCGGGTATGGCTGAAGGTCCTCACAGGACTCGAATCGCACGCGCAGAGCTCCAAGCTGGAGGCATGAGCGATGACTCCCCAGCTGTTGATGAGGCTCGAGCCAGGCCTTCAGAGTCCTTTCCTAGCGATAGTCGCACTGATCGTCCGGGAAGCACAGCGACGCAAGAGCAAAAcaacatggacgacgacTTGCGGCTAAAGAG GTGCAAGCACAAGTGCAAAGGCGCTTGTCGCCATGTGTGCTGTCAGCGCGCGAGGGAAAAGGTGGCTGCCGGAACGATCGGCGAGTACCGCTTTCAGAGCCGCGTGCTCGAGAACAGCTCGCAAAGCATATCACACTATCTCAAACCGCTTCCGACGCAGGCGAGAGATTCTGGCACTCTGTCGCAAAAGCGCAAAATAGATTCGGTCCTGTACGAAGACGACCCGCAAGCCCCCCAAAATCTTTTGAGCAGGCTCATACAACAAGATGCCGAATACGACCGAGCTTTTGGCGGCGAAGGCTCGTTTCATATGCCGAGTGAAATACAGAGAGCCTCCCGAGGCGCAGACATGGCGGCCCGAGGAACCGGGGTTGACGAGTCGTTGGAGCCGAAGCTTCACGCTCAATCTAGCCTGCATGCCAATGTCGATACTGGAATACGTCCACGTAAGGGGCATTCTGGTGATGGGGCTGACCAGAGCTCTGCATGGTCCCATCAGTTTGATCTGAAGGAAGGTCGCGTGGCACCACCGACTGACAGAGCCGCTCAGCGACGCTTCCTCAAGGACCTCAGGCCGCCACCATGGCTCGACAACCCAGTTGACGACATCTGA
- a CDS encoding mismatch repair ATPase MSH6 (related to MSH6 - DNA mismatch repair protein) codes for MPGKARPGTKQSSLLGFFSKVAPAQPPSSKASPPQPPFAQKPQQKGSSGKASESPKVAEPSKVQPLETPPPSESKFSTRSSRLPPTGDDSGAAAGRPPSSSPTLHRSSSLSTESLVTAPRAVAPANKSSESDNLTPPPSSDVDDMDIDDAGEIEQPLFRRRAAAKRPVTYAESDSEGGAAIDSDSEDEMPRFSNSRKPSSAKRARKTRDEDDFIVPEDHDEEDEELPMDAANLSELDEGPASEGEGDSDVGEFSKRSKPGTAKANKKHTGASPASAATTSRPSGAKSALNAFKLGNSSSGSSSSSPFYPSGASKGATRSGASSVSLSHLTKAERRIIEEKRKKADNEEAYSFLLDLRDRDGNRPGDAEYDSRTVYIPKSAWKDFTPFERQFWEIKQNHWDTVLFFQKGKFYELYEEDALIGHREFDLKLTDRVKMKMVGVPEASFDIFAAKFLALGYKVGRVDQTETAVAKGMRVGERSRGGGSEIVNRELRHVLTSGTIVDAASLPDDLNNYCVSIKESATTGRNGPIFGVCTLDAATAEFNLTEFEDDESRTRLETLLRSLRLKEVLHEKGGLTAPTLRVLRSTVPSTAQITMLKPGLEFLEPETTLRKLNALFNPDVDAEARLDSLDAVDPSLLPEGIASMVHRPCAMSALGGMLCYLAQLNLDRDLCSSRNFNIFDPLHQDKCLVLDAQSLTHLNVLQNDEGTDEGTLHRLLNRCVTPFGKRLFKIWLVAPLATADAINARQDAVEDLLKNPCFGDQFETFGKALPDIERIVPRVRAGKCRPRDFTAVLKSLGHFEKAIKQLRNQCEGFSTDVMDGLLKSVPAVSAIARELQSSFKVTEDGSFTPIEGAFELYDRAEAAIAEVEAQLEHEIESYRKQLKLNPVKCAWKHLGTKDIFQIEVPVATKVPSNWTKLSGTKDRNRWYSPKVRDLVQEIKEARETRLATLKQFHQSLFASFSEQSDVFLRAVKTIAEIDCLLSLAKASYAIGEPSCRPELVHNETALIEFEELRHPCIAGDNVDFIPNDIRLGGKNDEVVILTGGNMAGKSTTARTCATAVILAQLGCRVPALSARLSPVDRIASRMGANDQIFGNNSTFMVEMLEASRIINECTPRSLVIMDELGRGTSTFDGQAIAFAVLHHLVSRTRCLAFFLTHYTNLAYDFDSYSRVSNKHMQVLVDDDKREVIFTYRLIDGIAESSYGTQVAALAGVPHEICDRAAVVSKQFADATKASQSEKNKSAIPLTLLSDFVHLFQLAKGQAPAPSDRSAEAKALTTLSQLDIIRSQVADLAKGSSIRASTSSVSAPSTSISTCT; via the exons ATGCCTGGCAAGGCACGTCCTGGCACCAAGCAGTCGTcgctgcttggcttcttCTCCAAAGTCGCTCCTGCGCAACCCCCATCGTCAAAAGCATCGCCGCCGCAGCCTCCTTTTGCACAGAAACCACAACAAAAGGGCTCGAGCGGGAAGGCTTCCGAATCTCCCAAGGTAGCCGAGCCATCCAAGGTTCAACCCCTCGAGACGCCCCCGCCAAGCGAGTCCAAATTCAGCACTCGCTCCTCTCGACTACCTCCCACAGGTGACGATTCTGGAGCCGCAGCAGGTAGGCCACCGTCCTCCTCACCTACCCTTCACCGCTCCAGCTCGCTCTCAACCGAAAGTCTAGTCACCGCCCCACGAGCTGTTGCACCTGCAAACAAGTCTTCCGAGTCTGACAATCTTACCCCTCCGCCCAGCAGCGACGTGGACGACATGGacatcgacgatgctggaGAAATTGAGCAGCCCCTCTTTCGTCGACGCGCTGCAGCTAAGCGACCTGTGACGTACGCGGAATCCGACTCTGAGGGTGGTGCGGCCATCGACAGCGATAGCGAAGACGAAATGCCCAGATTTTCCAATAGCAGAAAGCCTAGTTCGGCCAAGCGAGCTCGCAAGACCcgcgacgaggatgacTTCATCGTTCCAGAAGACcacgacgaagaggacgaggagcttCCGATGGATGCAGCCAACTTGTCCGAATTGGACGAAGGTCCAGCAAGCGAAGGCGAAGGCGACAGCGATGTAGGCGAGTTCAGCAAGCGAAGCAAACCTGGTACAGCCAAGGCGAACAAGAAACATACTGGAGCGTCTCCAgcctctgctgccactACCTCGCGACCATCCGGAGCCAAATCGGCGCTCAATGccttcaagctcggcaacagTTCATCGGGATCTTCGTCCTCCAGTCCTTTCTACCCAAGCGGTGCCAGCAAAGGCGCGACCCGTAGTGGAGCTTCCTCGGTATCTCTCTCTCATCTCACCAAAGCTGAACGCCGTATCATCgaagagaagcgcaagaaggCCGACAACGAAGAGGCGTACAGTTTCCTGCTTGACCTGCGTGACAGGGACGGCAATCGACCTGGCGACGCAGAGTACGACTCTCGCACCGTCTACATCCCCAAATCTGCCTGGAAAGACTTTACGCCGTTCGAGAGGCAATTTTGGGAGATCAAGCAGAATCATTGGGACACggtgctcttcttccaaaAGGGCAAATTCTACGAGCTTTATGAGGAGGACGCGCTGATCGGTCACCGCGAATTCGATCTCAAACTTACGGACAGAgtcaagatgaagatggtTGGTGTTCCCGAAGCCTCATTCGACATTTTCGCAGCCAAGTTCCTCGCTTTGGGATACAAGGTGGGCCGTGTCGACCAGACAGAAACCGCCGTGGCCAAGGGAATGCGTGTTGGCGAACGCTCACGTGGCGGTGGCTCTGAAATCGTCAACCGTGAGCTTAGACACGTGCTCACCAGTGGAACCAttgtcgacgctgcatCATTGCCCGACGATCTCAACAACTACTGCGTATCGATCAAAGAATCTGCCACCACCGGTCGCAATGGGCCCATCTTTGGCGTGTGCACGCTTGACGCAGCAACGGCTGAATTCAACCTCACTGAATTtgaagacgacgagtcAAGGACGAGACTCGAGACCTTACTCCGCTCGCTGCGACTGAAGGAAGTACTCCACGAAAAAGGTGGGCTTACAGCACCGACGCTGAGGGTTCTCCGCAGCACGGTTCCCAGCACAGCTCAAATCACCATGCTTAAGCCTGGCCTCGAGTTCCTTGAGCCCGAAACCACTTTAcgcaagctcaacgccCTCTTTAATCCtgacgtcgacgccgagGCCCGTTTGGACTCTCTTGACGCCGTCGATCCATCCTTGCTTCCGGAAGGCATCGCTTCCATGGTGCATCGACCTTGCGCCATGTCGGCGCTCGGCGGCATGCTCTGCTACCTGGCTCAACTCAATCTCGACCGCGATCTATGCTCCAGCCGCAACTTTAACATTTTCGACCCGCTGCATCAGGACAAGTGTCTCGTTCTCGATGCACAATCGCTTACACACCTCAACGTGCTCCAGAACGACGAGGGGACCGATGAAGGTACGCTCCACCGCCTGCTCAATCGTTGTGTGACGCCCTTTGGTAAGCGTCTCTTCAAGATCTGGCTGGTCGCTCCACTTGCCACCGCTGATGCAATCAACGCACGTCAAGATGCAGTCGAggatctgctcaagaacCCTTGCTTTGGCGACCAGTTTGAAACATTTGGCAAAGCTCTTCCCGACATTGAGCGTATCGTGCCGCGCGTGCGAGCCGGCAAGTGCCGACCCCGTGACTTCACTGCAGTGCTTAAGTCGCTGGGTCACTTCGAAAAGGCGATCAAGCAGCTTCGTAATCAATGCGAAGGCTTTTCAACCGATGTCATGGATGGCCTTCTCAAGTCCGTCCCAGCGGTGTCTGCAATCGCCCGCGAGCTGCAGTCGAGCTTCAAAGTCACGGAGGACGGCTCCTTTACTCCGATCGAGGGCGCCTTCGAGCTTTATGATCGAGCAGAGGCAGCTATCGCTGAGGTCGaggctcagctcgagcatgaGATTGAGTCCTaccgcaagcagctcaaactCAACCCCGTCAAGTGTGCGTGGAAGCATCTCGGCACCAAGGACATTTTCCAGATCGAGGTGCCCGTTGCTACCAAAGTGCCCAGCAACTGGACCAAGCTTAGTGGCACCAAGGATCGAAATCGCTGGTATTCGCCCAAGGTGCGCGATCTTGTGCAAGAGATCAAGGAAGCTCGCGAGACCCGCCTTGCGACGCTCAAGCAATTCCATCAGAGCCTATTCGCCAGCTTCTCCGAGCAGAGCGACGTGTTCCTTCGAGCTGTCAAGACgatcgccgagatcgactgTCTCCTCTCGCTGGCCAAGGCGTCGTACGCGATCGGCGAACCCTCGTGCCGGCCCGAGCTGGTGCACAATGAGACGGCGCTGATCGAGTTCGAAGAGCTGCGCCACCCATGCATCGCGGGCGATAATGTCGATTTTATCCCCAACGACATTCGACTTGGCGGCAAGAATGATGAGGTGGTCATCTTGACAGGCGGAAACATGGCAGGTAAGAGTACCACTGCACGTACCTGTGCTACCGCCGTAATTCTCGCGCAGCTGGGCTGTCGCGTGCCGGCTTTGAGCGCACGTTTGTCGCCTGTGGACCGCATTGCCTCTCGAATGGGCGCCAATGACCAGATCTTCGGCAACAACAGTACCTTCATGGttgagatgctcgaagctTCGCGCATCATCAACGAGTGCACGCCCCGCTCGCTGGTCATCATGGATGAGCTGGGTCGAGGCACCAGCACGTTTGACGGTCAAGCCATCGCTTTTGCTGTGCTTCATCACCTGGTCAGCCGTAcgcgctgcttggcttttTTCCTCACGCACTACACCAATCTGGCGTACGACTTTGACTCGTACTCGCGCGtcagcaacaagcacaTGCAGGTGCTGGTGGATGACGACAAGCGCGAAGTTATTTTCAC ATACCGCCTCATTGATGGCATCGCCGAGTCCTCCTACGGCACTCAAGTTGCAGCGTTGGCTGGCGTGCCGCACGAGATTTGTGATCGCGCAGCTGTGGTCTCGAAGCAATTTGCCGACGCAACCAAAGCGAGCCAGTCGGAGAAAAACAAGAGCGCTATCCCGCTGACCTTGCTGAGCGACTTTGTTCACCTCTTTCAGCTGGCCAAAGGGCAAGCACCTGCGCCTAGCGACCGGAGTGCAGAAGCAAAGGCGCTTACTACCctctcgcagctcgatATCATTCGCTCTCAAGTCGCCGATTTAGCTAAAGGATCTTCTATCCGCGCTTCCACGTCATCCGTGAGCGCCCCTTCAacttccatctcgacctgTACGTAG